A genomic window from Bradyrhizobium sp. SK17 includes:
- a CDS encoding helix-turn-helix domain-containing protein — MIAQELRITPRAAQDLVGELGLREATGRDRYRAWGCFRCRLTMVICVV; from the coding sequence ATGATCGCGCAGGAGCTGAGGATCACGCCACGCGCCGCCCAGGACCTGGTCGGGGAGCTCGGTCTGCGGGAGGCGACCGGCAGAGACAGGTATCGGGCGTGGGGGTGCTTTAGATGTCGCCTGACGATGGTGATTTGCGTTGTTTAA